In Zunongwangia profunda SM-A87, the following proteins share a genomic window:
- a CDS encoding DUF4198 domain-containing protein, with amino-acid sequence MKKLSLIILFLLCYSTSFAHYLWIETRPNGELNKKQEVKVHYGEYTYGVIEKTDGDAFKSVSSFEVWVINPDGTSTKLNLDKKEDHYLGYFTPTEEGTFTIQLKNDNIDVIDYSEYDFGIFKTHYQSFAKINVADAPTASTITMKGLSIKEIPSENEEKTLQIYYEGEPISEQEVKIYVSDLWSKTLNTDDEGKISFKLPWNTKYTVETTKNENVPGTYNGEDYEFIWHCATYCFPQE; translated from the coding sequence ATGAAAAAACTAAGCCTAATTATCCTATTCTTGCTTTGCTACAGCACATCCTTTGCACATTATTTATGGATAGAAACAAGGCCTAATGGTGAACTGAACAAAAAACAAGAAGTAAAAGTTCATTATGGAGAATACACCTATGGTGTTATCGAAAAAACCGATGGCGATGCTTTTAAAAGTGTTTCCAGTTTTGAAGTTTGGGTTATCAATCCTGATGGCACATCTACGAAACTGAATTTGGATAAAAAAGAAGACCACTATTTAGGGTATTTCACCCCTACTGAAGAAGGTACTTTTACCATTCAGCTGAAAAATGATAATATTGATGTGATCGATTATAGCGAATATGACTTTGGGATTTTTAAAACCCATTACCAGTCTTTTGCGAAAATAAACGTGGCCGATGCACCTACAGCTTCAACAATTACGATGAAGGGTTTAAGCATTAAGGAAATTCCTTCTGAAAATGAAGAAAAAACATTGCAGATATATTATGAGGGAGAACCGATTAGCGAACAGGAAGTAAAAATATATGTTTCAGATCTTTGGTCTAAAACCTTAAACACTGATGATGAAGGTAAAATTTCATTTAAACTTCCCTGGAACACAAAATATACCGTAGAAACTACTAAAAATGAAAATGTCCCCGGTACTTATAATGGTGAAGATTATGAATTTATCTGGCATTGTGCCACCTATTGTTTTCCGCAGGAATAA
- a CDS encoding TonB-dependent receptor, translated as MKKNLLLLFLILSRFYGASAQNQSAELSGFVFDEQQNLVSNAHIYLKDSNYGAYTNQNGFFSIANIPKGEYTLVISEIGFIRKELTVNIQSNKTIEVIIQKEITSLSDVWISGEKEAYTTRKVSSSLRLDEEIINIPQNIQIITNDVLKDQAAISIMENVTRNVSGAQMIEHWGNFARINMRGFRIPPFRNGMNVLSTWGPMAEDLALVDRIEVVKGPSAFMLSSGEPGGLYNVVTKKPTGKTGGEISILTGSYNTLRATADIEGNLSENKKLQYRFVGAASTKEAHRDFEPENRYTLAPSIKYNFNDKTSVTAQYTYQYYKTKLIGSAYVFAPNEYADVDRDFTLSDPRLGPSVMKEHYGFINFKHQLNQNWNLTAQLSYLNYQHEGSSLWINSAFGVQENGDLLRNISIWDAKEEQKLGQVFINGKELTGDISHKILGGLDYGNKNYIADWSQSLSIDTQDNPFNIYNPQPAALLPEFDRSKNLQQRASGIITSNYLSYYLQDQLGFFDDALRLTLAGRYTEFKSSAYGVTSDDKVFTPRVAVSYSILDNLVIYGMYDQSFLPEQGTNRFGDAFDPVTAEDIEGGLKFEFLNGKWNATATYFDIHKDKFLVADPEDANYSLQVDTDITSRGFEFDTRGEITKGLNLILNYAYTNVEDADGNPIAGFSKHITNGWLDYTFQNQNLKGFGISLGYQYQVDRSSWVWGADGQTDLPDYFRMDGALSWENDNFRVALNLNNLLNEYLYSGADYGTYVYWQSEPGRNFRLSLNYKF; from the coding sequence ATGAAGAAAAATTTACTTTTATTATTTCTAATCTTAAGTAGATTTTATGGGGCTTCTGCCCAAAATCAGTCTGCAGAACTTAGTGGATTTGTTTTTGATGAGCAACAAAACCTGGTTAGCAATGCCCATATATACTTAAAAGATTCCAATTATGGAGCATACACCAATCAGAATGGTTTCTTTAGCATCGCAAACATACCAAAAGGAGAATATACTCTTGTGATTTCCGAAATCGGCTTTATAAGAAAAGAGCTAACAGTTAATATTCAATCGAATAAAACTATAGAGGTCATCATTCAAAAAGAGATTACCTCCCTCTCGGATGTTTGGATCTCTGGAGAAAAAGAGGCTTACACGACTCGCAAGGTTTCTTCTTCCCTTAGACTAGATGAAGAAATCATCAATATTCCTCAAAATATCCAGATTATTACCAACGATGTCCTAAAAGACCAGGCGGCGATCTCTATCATGGAAAATGTCACCAGAAATGTTAGTGGTGCACAAATGATAGAGCATTGGGGAAATTTTGCTAGAATTAATATGCGCGGCTTTAGAATCCCTCCCTTTAGAAATGGAATGAATGTATTATCTACCTGGGGTCCGATGGCCGAGGATCTTGCTTTGGTTGACCGTATAGAAGTAGTAAAAGGCCCATCTGCCTTTATGTTATCCAGTGGAGAACCCGGTGGACTTTATAATGTAGTGACCAAAAAACCAACAGGTAAAACCGGTGGAGAGATTAGCATACTTACCGGTAGTTACAATACTTTAAGAGCTACAGCAGACATCGAAGGGAACTTATCTGAAAATAAAAAACTGCAATATCGATTTGTAGGTGCGGCATCTACCAAGGAAGCTCATAGAGATTTCGAGCCAGAAAATCGCTATACCCTTGCGCCGAGTATCAAATATAATTTTAATGATAAAACCTCGGTAACAGCACAGTATACCTATCAATATTACAAAACAAAACTTATAGGATCTGCTTATGTTTTTGCTCCTAATGAATACGCTGATGTAGACCGTGATTTTACATTATCAGATCCAAGGCTTGGTCCTTCGGTGATGAAAGAACACTATGGATTTATAAATTTTAAACATCAACTTAATCAGAATTGGAATTTAACCGCACAACTTAGTTATCTTAATTATCAGCATGAAGGTTCCAGTTTATGGATCAATAGCGCATTCGGAGTTCAGGAAAACGGTGATTTATTACGTAATATTAGTATTTGGGACGCCAAAGAAGAACAAAAGCTAGGACAAGTTTTTATTAATGGTAAAGAGCTAACTGGTGATATCTCACATAAAATTTTAGGAGGATTAGATTACGGAAATAAAAATTACATAGCGGATTGGTCGCAAAGCCTTAGCATAGATACTCAAGATAATCCTTTTAATATTTATAATCCACAGCCAGCAGCCCTATTACCTGAATTTGACAGGAGTAAAAATTTACAACAACGGGCAAGCGGAATTATAACTTCTAACTATCTTTCCTATTACCTTCAGGATCAATTGGGGTTTTTTGATGATGCACTGCGTCTTACTCTTGCCGGTAGATATACAGAGTTTAAAAGTAGTGCTTACGGCGTAACATCAGACGATAAAGTATTTACACCACGTGTAGCGGTATCTTATTCGATTTTGGATAATTTAGTCATCTACGGAATGTACGACCAGTCTTTTTTACCAGAACAGGGAACGAACAGATTTGGCGACGCTTTTGATCCGGTAACCGCTGAGGACATTGAAGGAGGTTTAAAGTTTGAATTCCTGAACGGAAAATGGAATGCTACCGCCACCTACTTCGATATTCATAAAGATAAATTCCTGGTAGCCGACCCTGAAGATGCCAACTACTCTTTACAGGTAGATACCGATATTACTTCCCGTGGTTTTGAATTTGATACCCGTGGAGAAATTACCAAAGGTTTAAACTTAATTCTAAATTACGCGTATACTAATGTAGAAGACGCCGATGGAAACCCTATTGCTGGTTTTTCAAAACATATCACCAACGGATGGTTAGATTATACATTCCAGAACCAAAATTTAAAAGGATTCGGGATTTCACTGGGCTACCAGTATCAGGTAGACCGTTCATCCTGGGTTTGGGGTGCCGATGGCCAAACAGATTTACCAGATTATTTTAGAATGGATGGAGCCCTAAGCTGGGAGAACGATAACTTTCGTGTAGCTCTTAACCTTAATAACCTTCTTAACGAATATCTATACTCTGGTGCAGATTATGGTACTTACGTATACTGGCAAAGTGAACCCGGAAGAAACTTTAGATTAAGCCTTAATTATAAATTTTAA
- a CDS encoding MBL fold metallo-hydrolase: protein MKVTFLGTGTSQGIPIIGSTHPVCLSKNPKDKRLRVSVMVEWEGLNILIDCGPDFRMQMLANNFARLDAILFTHEHNDHVAGLDDIRPFFFRQGNIPIYAHERVLNALKKRFDYIFVTENKYPGAPGVNEHIVTDNDFEIQGKHITPVSYLHNQLQVYGYRMGGFAYLTDIKSISETEAEKLKNLEVVVVSALRVEPHHSHFNLAEALEFIEKIKPNKTYLTHISHLLGFHDEVEQSLPENVHLAYDNLKISIDEK from the coding sequence TTGAAAGTTACATTTTTAGGTACAGGAACATCACAGGGAATCCCCATTATTGGTAGTACTCATCCCGTTTGCTTAAGTAAAAACCCTAAAGATAAACGTCTAAGGGTTTCAGTAATGGTAGAGTGGGAGGGACTAAACATTTTAATAGATTGCGGTCCCGATTTTAGAATGCAAATGTTAGCCAATAATTTTGCCAGATTAGATGCTATACTTTTTACGCACGAGCATAATGATCATGTAGCTGGTTTAGACGATATTAGACCCTTTTTCTTTAGACAGGGCAATATCCCGATTTACGCACATGAAAGGGTTTTAAATGCGCTCAAAAAACGTTTTGATTATATTTTTGTTACTGAAAATAAATATCCCGGTGCCCCAGGTGTCAACGAACATATCGTTACTGATAATGATTTTGAGATCCAAGGTAAACACATCACCCCGGTAAGCTACCTGCATAACCAGTTACAGGTATATGGATATCGAATGGGTGGTTTTGCCTATTTAACCGATATAAAGTCTATTTCTGAAACTGAAGCTGAAAAACTTAAAAATTTGGAAGTGGTGGTGGTCAGCGCTTTAAGAGTAGAACCACATCATTCTCATTTTAATCTGGCGGAAGCATTGGAATTTATCGAGAAAATTAAGCCAAATAAAACATATTTGACTCATATTAGTCATTTATTGGGATTTCATGATGAGGTAGAACAATCACTACCTGAAAACGTACATCTTGCCTACGACAATTTGAAAATCAGTATTGATGAAAAATAA
- a CDS encoding acetate/propionate family kinase, translating to MNILIINSGSSSIKYQLIKMPEETVAASGLVERIGLQGSLIHYKTGEDKMTKEIDIPDHETGLNKITSFLMDKEVGVVEDKNHIEVVGHRVVHGGKSFSKTVEVTEDVKEKIRNLFPLAPLHNPHNLLGIEVAESVFPEAKQVVVFDTAYFQTMPKKAYQYAIPKKFLNDHDVRAYGFHGTSHKYVSEKAIEYLSEKGLPSEKIISVHLGNGCSVTAIKDGKAIDHSLGMGPANGLIMGTRAGDIDQSVIFYLIDKLGYSPEEVKNILLKESGMLGLTGYSDMRDIEEQAAEGNENCRLALYMNGYKIKKYIGSYIAAMNGVDAVIFTAGIGENSSVIRKIALEDMEYLGLYLDHRKNDVRGKSIRSINLPEAEKQILIVPTNEELEIAKQSYSLVS from the coding sequence ATGAATATTTTAATAATCAACTCAGGTAGTTCTTCCATAAAATACCAACTTATAAAAATGCCGGAGGAAACGGTGGCAGCAAGCGGACTCGTGGAGCGTATTGGTTTACAAGGGTCTTTAATACACTACAAAACCGGGGAAGACAAAATGACCAAAGAAATTGATATCCCAGATCACGAAACAGGATTAAATAAAATCACCTCTTTCTTAATGGATAAAGAAGTAGGAGTGGTTGAAGATAAAAACCATATTGAGGTGGTTGGACATCGAGTGGTTCATGGTGGAAAAAGTTTTTCCAAAACTGTCGAAGTTACTGAAGATGTAAAAGAAAAAATTAGAAATCTTTTTCCTTTAGCACCCTTACATAATCCGCATAATCTACTTGGAATCGAAGTTGCCGAAAGTGTATTTCCTGAAGCAAAACAAGTGGTAGTTTTTGATACGGCTTATTTTCAAACAATGCCAAAGAAAGCCTATCAATATGCCATTCCGAAAAAATTTTTAAATGATCACGATGTTAGGGCTTATGGCTTTCACGGCACCAGCCATAAATACGTTTCTGAAAAAGCGATCGAATACTTAAGCGAAAAGGGACTACCTTCAGAAAAAATTATCAGTGTACATCTTGGTAATGGTTGTAGTGTCACGGCTATAAAAGATGGAAAAGCTATTGATCACTCCTTAGGAATGGGACCTGCAAACGGACTAATTATGGGAACCCGTGCCGGGGACATCGACCAGTCTGTTATCTTTTATCTTATCGATAAACTTGGCTATTCTCCAGAAGAGGTTAAGAATATTTTATTAAAAGAAAGTGGAATGCTAGGGCTTACCGGCTATAGCGATATGCGAGATATTGAAGAACAAGCTGCTGAAGGTAATGAAAATTGTAGACTCGCACTTTACATGAATGGTTATAAGATCAAAAAATATATTGGTTCCTATATCGCAGCGATGAATGGTGTGGATGCCGTTATTTTTACCGCAGGAATTGGTGAAAATAGTAGTGTTATTAGAAAGATTGCTCTAGAAGATATGGAATATTTAGGGCTGTATCTGGATCATCGAAAAAACGATGTGCGTGGTAAAAGCATTCGTTCTATCAATTTGCCGGAAGCTGAGAAACAAATTTTAATTGTTCCCACTAATGAAGAATTAGAGATTGCCAAACAGTCTTATTCTTTGGTGAGCTAA
- the pta gene encoding phosphate acetyltransferase, producing the protein MNKGIYIATMEEDSGKSLISLGLMQTLLGKTDKVGYFRPIIDDFPKDQKDNHIETILSQFDIEIPYEKAYGVTRKELVDKRNAGKAGEIIDVIIQKYKYLEEQFNFVLVEGTDFSVKGNVFEFDTNVTIAKNLGLPTIIISSGKGKTQQELVDALNFAYSSFNNRDVKVIGVVANKIQEENIEKIKVDLDKFFPKEVEVSIVPMINTLLHPTIKEIVEELNGKVLFGETHLNNQTGSFGVGAMQLRNYITKLKENSLVITPGDRADIILGALQAHISANYPPISGIILTGGLIPEESILKLIEGLSQIVPIVSVQGGTFGVTNQIGSIKSQIYKDSKQKIMTSLAVSEKYLNLDSLTEKLFNFQPKALTPKMFQYSLYKRAQQSRKRIVLPEGTDERILIATMRLIALDIVDITLLGNIDKIKNKIADLGLNIDLNKIAVIDPVHSYNYEDYAETFYELRKHKNVNMDMARDMMADVSYYGTMMIHKGDADGMVSGAAHTTQHTIRPALQFIKTKPGVSVVSSVFFMCLEDRVSVFGDCAINPNPNADELAEIAISSAESSKAFGIEPKIAMLSYSSGTSGKGEDVDRVREATEIVRNKRPDLKIEGPIQYDAAVDATIGNSKLPGSEVAGQASVLIFPDLNTGNNTYKAVQRETGALAIGPMLQGLNKPVNDLSRGCTVDDVFNTVIITAIQAQGI; encoded by the coding sequence ATGAATAAAGGTATCTACATTGCTACCATGGAAGAAGACAGTGGAAAGTCTTTAATCTCCCTGGGCTTAATGCAAACACTTTTAGGAAAAACCGATAAAGTAGGATATTTTAGACCCATTATCGACGATTTTCCAAAGGATCAAAAAGACAATCACATTGAAACCATACTTTCTCAGTTTGATATCGAAATCCCTTACGAAAAAGCTTATGGTGTTACCCGTAAGGAATTGGTAGACAAAAGAAATGCTGGTAAAGCAGGAGAAATTATCGATGTCATCATCCAGAAATATAAGTATCTGGAAGAGCAGTTTAATTTCGTTTTGGTTGAGGGCACCGATTTTTCTGTAAAAGGAAATGTATTTGAATTCGACACTAACGTCACTATTGCTAAAAACCTGGGATTGCCAACAATAATTATTTCTAGCGGAAAAGGTAAAACTCAACAGGAGCTTGTGGATGCCCTAAACTTTGCTTACAGTTCTTTCAATAACCGCGATGTAAAAGTTATTGGTGTAGTTGCCAATAAAATACAGGAAGAAAATATTGAAAAGATCAAAGTAGATCTTGATAAGTTTTTCCCTAAAGAGGTTGAAGTTTCTATCGTTCCCATGATCAACACGCTACTTCATCCCACCATTAAAGAAATCGTGGAGGAGTTAAATGGTAAAGTTCTTTTTGGAGAAACGCATTTAAATAATCAAACCGGAAGTTTTGGTGTTGGTGCTATGCAGCTTAGAAATTATATCACCAAGCTTAAAGAGAATAGCCTGGTAATCACTCCAGGGGATCGTGCCGATATTATTCTTGGAGCCTTACAGGCTCATATTTCTGCCAATTATCCTCCAATTTCGGGAATTATACTTACCGGTGGACTCATACCTGAAGAAAGTATTTTAAAACTCATCGAAGGACTTTCTCAAATTGTTCCGATTGTTTCTGTACAAGGCGGCACTTTTGGGGTGACTAATCAGATTGGAAGTATTAAGTCTCAGATTTATAAAGACAGTAAACAAAAAATTATGACGTCTTTGGCGGTGTCTGAAAAATACCTAAATCTCGATAGCCTGACTGAAAAACTATTCAATTTTCAGCCAAAAGCACTTACTCCAAAGATGTTTCAGTATAGCCTGTATAAACGTGCACAACAATCCAGAAAACGTATTGTCCTTCCTGAAGGAACAGACGAGCGTATCCTTATTGCCACGATGCGTTTAATCGCTTTGGATATTGTAGATATTACGCTTCTTGGTAATATTGATAAGATTAAAAATAAAATTGCAGATCTTGGCTTAAACATAGATCTAAATAAAATCGCTGTGATCGATCCTGTGCATTCATATAATTATGAAGATTATGCCGAAACTTTTTACGAGCTTAGAAAACATAAGAATGTAAATATGGATATGGCTCGGGATATGATGGCTGATGTTTCCTACTACGGAACCATGATGATTCATAAAGGTGATGCAGACGGGATGGTTTCAGGAGCGGCACATACCACCCAGCATACTATTAGACCTGCCCTTCAATTTATCAAGACAAAACCTGGCGTCTCTGTTGTATCTTCAGTATTTTTTATGTGCCTGGAAGATCGTGTTTCCGTCTTTGGGGACTGTGCAATCAATCCAAACCCTAATGCTGACGAACTTGCTGAAATTGCCATTTCTTCCGCAGAAAGTAGTAAAGCTTTTGGGATAGAACCAAAAATTGCGATGCTGTCCTACTCATCGGGGACTTCTGGAAAAGGAGAAGATGTAGATCGCGTTCGTGAAGCTACAGAAATTGTAAGAAATAAACGTCCCGATCTTAAAATTGAAGGACCTATCCAGTACGATGCAGCAGTAGATGCTACGATAGGAAACAGTAAACTCCCAGGTTCTGAGGTTGCAGGACAGGCCAGCGTACTTATTTTCCCAGATCTTAATACCGGGAATAATACTTATAAAGCCGTACAACGTGAAACCGGAGCTTTAGCCATTGGCCCTATGCTACAAGGACTTAATAAACCTGTTAACGATCTTAGTAGAGGTTGTACCGTAGACGATGTTTTTAATACCGTAATAATAACCGCAATCCAGGCACAAGGAATTTAA
- a CDS encoding alpha/beta hydrolase gives MHTANLSLDHVIKQPKGQTEKAPVVFMFHGYGSNEQDLFSFASELPEEFFVISVKAPYPMQPSGNAWYAIYFDDANGKFSDDEQAVESRNLIAKFIDEAITAYPINKNKVTLLGFSQGSILSYAVALSYPEKVKNIVALSGYVNKDIIKSGFENNNFEHLNFYCSHGTVDQVIPIEWARKTKPFLDNLNIKNTYSEFPVGHGVAPQNFYELKEWLEKNG, from the coding sequence ATGCACACAGCAAATTTATCTCTAGATCACGTTATAAAACAACCAAAAGGTCAAACTGAAAAAGCTCCCGTAGTTTTCATGTTTCATGGCTACGGAAGTAACGAACAGGATCTTTTTAGCTTTGCCAGCGAATTACCTGAAGAGTTTTTTGTAATCTCAGTAAAAGCACCTTATCCCATGCAACCTAGCGGAAATGCCTGGTATGCTATCTATTTTGATGATGCCAACGGGAAATTTAGCGATGATGAGCAAGCTGTTGAATCCCGGAATCTAATTGCAAAATTTATTGATGAAGCGATCACAGCTTATCCAATAAACAAAAATAAAGTAACACTATTAGGCTTTAGCCAGGGAAGCATTTTAAGTTATGCCGTTGCACTCTCTTATCCAGAAAAAGTAAAAAATATCGTTGCGCTAAGTGGATATGTCAATAAAGACATCATCAAATCTGGCTTTGAAAATAATAATTTTGAACATTTAAATTTCTATTGTTCTCACGGAACAGTAGACCAGGTAATCCCCATCGAATGGGCGCGAAAAACAAAACCCTTCCTTGACAATTTGAATATAAAAAATACCTATTCTGAATTTCCGGTAGGACACGGAGTTGCTCCACAAAACTTCTACGAGCTTAAAGAATGGTTGGAGAAAAATGGATAG
- a CDS encoding membrane protein, producing MSPQPQNSSNNGKTAAITAYITIFGFIIAIFMNMDDKHKLASFHIRQAFGTHLIFYLLGAIASMFSDLFIPTAFYLVSVIIWIYGLIAAVQGEFKMIPYIGVYFQKWFKSIT from the coding sequence ATGAGTCCACAACCCCAAAACAGCTCGAATAACGGCAAAACTGCTGCGATTACGGCCTATATAACCATATTTGGCTTTATAATTGCTATTTTTATGAATATGGATGATAAACATAAATTGGCTAGTTTCCATATTCGCCAGGCTTTTGGAACTCATCTCATTTTTTACTTGCTTGGAGCCATAGCTTCCATGTTTAGTGATTTATTTATTCCTACGGCTTTTTATCTGGTCTCTGTAATTATTTGGATTTATGGACTAATTGCTGCAGTACAGGGGGAATTTAAAATGATCCCTTACATTGGAGTCTATTTTCAAAAATGGTTTAAATCAATTACGTAA
- a CDS encoding dihydroorotase — protein sequence MKLLIKSATIVDQQSDYHLKQADIFIKDGIIIKIGSSIKEKADKEINIQGLHVSQGWFDTSVSFGEPGYEERETIENGLKTAAFSGFTDVVLNAHSNPTIDNSSAIHSIKAKAQGNAVNLLPTGALTVKTESVDLAELYDMGNAGAVSFADYKKPVSNPNLLKIALQYAQNFDGLVQSFPLEKKIAGKGIVNEHHNSTLLGLKGIPNLAEDLQIARDLYLLEYTGGKLHIPTISTEKSVALIKEAKKKGLDVTCSVAIHNLILTDDLLSEFDTRAKVLPPLRTKKDTKALIKGLKEGTIDFVTSDHDPIDIENKKVEFDNASYGSIGLESAFGALHTIFSTEETIEILTRGRSRFKAENIKIAEKETAKLSFFLPEVKYTFEKSDILSTSQNSIFLGQQLKGKAIGIFNNNQLIIAE from the coding sequence ATGAAGCTACTTATAAAATCTGCCACAATCGTAGACCAGCAAAGCGATTATCATTTAAAACAAGCCGATATTTTTATAAAAGACGGCATCATTATAAAAATCGGAAGTTCTATTAAAGAAAAGGCCGATAAAGAAATTAATATCCAAGGATTACACGTTTCTCAAGGCTGGTTTGATACGAGCGTAAGTTTTGGAGAACCAGGTTACGAAGAGCGTGAAACCATCGAAAACGGATTAAAAACAGCGGCATTTAGCGGTTTTACCGATGTGGTACTTAATGCACATAGCAATCCTACGATCGATAACAGTTCTGCCATTCATTCTATTAAAGCTAAAGCACAGGGAAATGCAGTAAATTTATTACCTACCGGCGCTTTAACGGTTAAAACCGAAAGTGTAGATTTAGCCGAACTTTACGATATGGGTAATGCCGGTGCGGTAAGTTTTGCAGATTATAAAAAACCAGTAAGCAATCCTAATCTTCTAAAAATTGCATTGCAATACGCTCAAAATTTTGACGGACTGGTACAATCATTCCCTTTAGAAAAGAAAATTGCAGGTAAGGGAATTGTCAACGAACACCATAATAGTACTCTTTTAGGCTTAAAAGGAATTCCAAATCTTGCTGAAGATTTACAAATTGCCCGCGATTTGTATCTTTTAGAATATACAGGTGGGAAACTGCATATTCCAACTATTTCTACAGAAAAATCGGTTGCACTTATTAAAGAAGCCAAGAAAAAAGGACTGGACGTAACCTGCAGTGTGGCCATCCATAACCTGATTTTAACAGACGATTTACTTAGCGAATTTGATACCCGGGCAAAAGTACTGCCTCCGCTAAGGACAAAGAAAGACACAAAAGCCTTAATTAAAGGATTAAAAGAAGGTACGATCGATTTTGTGACCAGTGATCATGATCCTATTGATATAGAGAACAAAAAAGTAGAATTTGATAATGCCAGCTACGGAAGCATTGGATTAGAAAGTGCCTTTGGTGCTCTACACACTATTTTTTCTACGGAAGAAACTATTGAGATTTTAACTCGCGGAAGATCCCGCTTTAAAGCTGAAAATATAAAAATAGCCGAAAAAGAAACGGCAAAATTAAGCTTCTTTTTACCCGAAGTAAAATACACTTTTGAAAAATCAGATATTCTTTCTACTTCACAAAATAGTATCTTTTTAGGGCAACAGTTAAAAGGAAAAGCAATTGGTATTTTTAATAATAATCAATTAATTATCGCAGAATAA